From Anopheles arabiensis isolate DONGOLA chromosome 3, AaraD3, whole genome shotgun sequence, a single genomic window includes:
- the LOC120901131 gene encoding uncharacterized protein LOC120901131, giving the protein MTKADKLKSRQAKRQSLIVSMQRLAQFAKDYTPQQQQQIPDRLDRLSKIWECFQMVQEDCEEWDDSENATSENEALLSQAEELYFETKAALTSYIPETADQVKEEVTRPASVSVKLPIISLPEFCGELTEWLSFYDTFVSLVHNSEEISNIQKFHYLRASLKGEAAGIIQPIPITAENYQVAWKALLNRYSNKVHLRKMHTRALFELPKLTNSHAPDLRQLANQFQLHIDILKQLEESIPDNSTIFVELLATKLDKATLQAWEEHNSQDIQPTHPNMTNFLLKRAQTIEALALQTGNRPTTSHSKMGIPNHKFSKKMSTNTISVKQDNTHTCPACKKDGHTLHQCQSFIAMPCKARQEFVSRNKLCINCLRSGHFFQQCPSKYSCRICKRKHHSILHYKTQTNNNPESESTTSESNIMAYVSTHRSESRYIKALSHFVHYSFLAAVLIPTMDIVND; this is encoded by the coding sequence atgacaaaagcaGACAAGCTTAAGTCACGGCAAGCCAAACGGCAAAGCCTCATTGTGTCTATGCAGCGGCTTGCGCAGTTTGCAAAAGACTATActcctcaacaacaacagcaaatacCCGACCGACTTGATCGGTTGTCGAAAATTTGGGAATGTTTCCAAATGGTGCAGGAAGACTGCGAGGAATGGGACGATTCCGAGAATGCTACCAGCGAAAACGAAGCGTTATTGTCACAAGCAGAGGAGCTTtacttcgaaacaaaggccgcGTTAACAAGCTACATTCCGGAAACAGCAGATCAGGTAAAAGAAGAGGTTACCCGCCCAGCAAGCGTAAGTGTTAAACTACCTATCATTTCATTACCTGAATTTTGTGGTGAGCTCACAGAGTGGCTATCCTTTTATGACACCTTTGTTTCACTTGTTCATAATTCTGAAGAAATTTCCAACatccaaaaatttcattacTTGCGTGCGTCCCTCAAAGGGGAAGCTGCCGGAATAATACAACCAATTCCTATTACAGCAGAAAACTATCAGGTGGCTTGGAAAGCTCTTTTGAATCGATATTCCAATAAAGTACATCTTCGTAAAATGCACACACGTGCATTGTTCGAGCTTCCAAAGCTAACCAATAGTCACGCCCCAGACTTGCGACAATTGGCTAACCAATTTCAGCTACACAtcgatattttaaaacaattagagGAGAGCATTCCTGACAACAGCACAATTTTTGTGGAACTTCTTGCTACCAAATTGGATAAAGCAACATTACAAGCATGGGAAGAACACAATTCCCAAGACATCCAGCCAACTCATCCAAATATGACAAACTTCTTGTTGAAAAGAGCTCAAACAATTGAAGCATTAGCGTTGCAGACAGGCAACCGCCCAACCACATCTCATTCGAAAATGGGTATACCTAACCATAAATTTTCCAAGAAAATGAGCACTAACACAATTAGTGTGAAAcaggacaacacacacacttgtcctGCATGCAAAAAAGATGGTCACACGTTGCATCAGTGTCAATCCTTTATCGCTATGCCATGTAAGGCGCGTCAAGAGTTTGTATCACGAAACAAACTTTGTATCAATTGCTTGAGAAGTGGACATTTCTTTCAACAATGCCCTTCTAAGTACTCTTGCCGAATTTGTAAAAGGAAGCATCATTCTATTTTACACTataaaacgcaaacaaataataaccCTGAATCAGAAAGCACCACATCTGAATCAAATATCATG
- the LOC120901132 gene encoding uncharacterized protein LOC120901132, whose product MQTLHQPFSEFYIQWLNGVRELKLLKNNRFVTPLSNGLMNRLNLLKDSQLFRAALYLDPRFNFLDSKVFSLEEKESTQEYLMRIWERVHALCSANNAPFELSPDNSINESAASVVEDLDDFLTDMYGGTLSTLTHNSKTVDSIRQQIKMLEIEPRQPHTCDVWKHWLARKASHPELLLWLWWCFLRRQTKHRSKERLALWLLCLRAIELAWLMICWRIRCWLNLTSPSLRK is encoded by the exons ATGCAAACTTTGCATCAGCCGTTTTCGGAGTTCTACATCCAATGGCTAAATGGTGTTCGTGAActaaaacttttgaaaaacaatcgGTTTGTGACACCGTTATCAAACGGTTTGATGAACCGGTTGAACCTCCTAAAAGACAGCCAATTATTCCGAGCCGCATTGTATTTGGATCCTAGATTCAATTTCTTGGATTCTAAAGTATTCAGTCTTGAGGAAAAGGAATCAACCCAG GAGTATTTGATGCGAATTTGGGAGAGAGTCCATGCGCTTTGCTCTGCTAATAATGCACCGTTTGAACTATCACCAGATAATTCCATCAATGAATCTGCAGCATCCGTAGTAGAGGATTTGGACGATTTCCTTACCGATATGTACGGTGGCACGCTGAGCACATTGACACATAACTCTAAAACTGTAGATAGTATTCGGCAGCAGATCAAAATGCTGGAAATTGAGCCTCGACAACCACACACGTGCGATGTATGGAAGCACTGGTTGGCCAGAAAGGCATCACACCCGGAGCTTTTGCTGTGGCTATGGTGGTGCTTTCTGCGCCGTCAAACCAAGCATCGGTCGAAAGAGCGTTTAGCGCTTTGGCTCTTGTGCTTACGAGCCATCGAACTGGCATGGCTGATGATCTGTTGGAGAATACGTTGTTGGTTAAACTTAACCAGCCCATCGTTGAGAAAGTAA
- the LOC120901133 gene encoding uncharacterized protein LOC120901133 produces the protein MNRLNLLKDSQLFRAALYLDPRFNFLDSKVFSLEEKESTQEYLMRIWERVHALCSANNAPFELSPDNSINESAASVVEDLDDFLTDMYGGTLSTLTHNSKTVDSIRQQIKMLEIEPRQPHTCDVWKHWLARKASHPELLLWLWWCFLRRQTKHRSKERLALWLLCLRAIELAWLMICWRIRCWLNLTSPSLRK, from the exons ATGAACCGGTTGAACCTCCTAAAAGACAGCCAATTATTCCGAGCCGCATTGTATTTGGATCCTAGATTCAATTTCTTGGATTCTAAAGTATTCAGTCTTGAGGAAAAGGAATCAACCCAG GAGTATTTGATGCGAATTTGGGAGAGAGTCCATGCGCTTTGCTCTGCTAATAATGCACCGTTTGAACTATCACCAGATAATTCCATCAATGAATCTGCAGCATCCGTAGTAGAGGATTTGGACGATTTCCTTACCGATATGTACGGTGGCACGCTGAGCACATTGACACATAACTCTAAAACTGTAGATAGTATTCGGCAGCAGATCAAAATGCTGGAAATTGAGCCTCGACAACCACACACGTGCGATGTATGGAAGCACTGGTTGGCCAGAAAGGCATCACACCCGGAGCTTTTGCTGTGGCTATGGTGGTGCTTTCTGCGCCGTCAAACCAAGCATCGGTCGAAAGAGCGTTTAGCGCTTTGGCTCTTGTGCTTACGAGCCATCGAACTGGCATGGCTGATGATCTGTTGGAGAATACGTTGTTGGTTAAACTTAACCAGCCCATCGTTGAGAAAGTAA